tacttgaaggatgtctgctatgtcctctctggacacttgtaaaatccttccatccattgcacgtgcgttgccatctgggtccctgaaaataccaaattcatcaggtgttagaaaaccgtaatcaatgtttgcataatcattcaatttagaaatagaaagattagggcttagagtagtatcgatcgatgtagatacagttacatcgatcgatggcagagtaatttctgcagaactttcgttcttgagatgattgctcttcatggatttttctgttgatgtagaaggaagagtgttcatcttttttgcttgtgtgtttgctctgatgtgtgtaggtggtttcggaggtgcaaaacgatttatataggtatctataaacctagttggggagggaatattctcctgctcctggattttcgctgcggcgcgaatatcgatcgatgttcctttcggggtgtcgatcgatgtgagcggttgttttgctggacgagggtgggtatcgaccgatgtggagtgcacagcgtcgaacgatgttggaaacgtgttggtgaacttatgtgtttcaagtctttcatcctgcaaagacatttctattgcacgttctttccagtaatcctcatcgtattcctcggtatgttcctcattaggtgaagtaattacagtgtcaactgcaaaactttcatggaaaccactgtctgcccaactgcctatggaataatcatcatgtcctctcttgcttggaggttggaaggcaaaatgttggtaacaatgattaggtgaagcgaaatggtcaagtgggtgcattacgtcgagtgacgtgttgttgtGGTCATCGGTCACCATTGACACattagaatcgatcgatggaaatgttggggtgtcgatcgattccgagtactttgtttcgtactccgattcatactcttctccacaatggcatgcgccaatgaagccaagttctttcccataatccacagaattaatgacctttctcttaggtcggatggggtcgtagtggatgtttgggtctatgagcgttagacacaatttgttttgttcatgtcacatacggctcctactgtagctaggaaagatcttccacgcagaagtgaagagttccagttaagctcgatgtctaggacatgaaagtctacagggacaagggcattaccaatctgtacctccagatctcttatgatacctcctgatcgtttctctgaaagatccacgaaggtgaaggattccgttgagggttcgatggtcaaaccaagctggtctgccatgatcctagggaggatactaactgatgctcctgtgtcacacattgaatggggaaattcaacacccttgactacgcatggtattgcaaacttcccaggatcactcttcttcgtcaatgtgatcatgtgtttcatcttctctctgacttgatgaaacattctcctaatgtcctcctcggTTACCTTTggttctctgaagaacatccacaacctgtatgtgaagtaagcttcatcaaaaggtttttcgattgagattctgaggactcgtttagtgaaaccatccatctccttatcgttagcttccctcttaaggtttttaggaatttctcctttcttttccttaaccttctcccttcagattCTTGTTCTCCTTGAACAgattctggtgaactatttaaagggttgggttttggttcgggtgggtttgctaatggtttaggtggtggtctgagtgcgttgatgtaatcattatcgattgagggtaaccgcactcggtatgtcagaggtgcctgtcgatcgatgggaggtgtgttgtgacgatcgacgtcggactcactctgtcgatcgatggttggctcaaccgatcgatcgattttatcatagaaaggggagggtgggtgggtgaggatgcttagctgcgaattcttcatgagttagaattcgaaccgcattGTATTCAGTCGATTTGgcagacgacgtcgatcgatgactggagtaatccgtccatcgatcttcatcatggtctgtcgatcgatgcgagttcatcgacatcggtcgacaccattgggatccgccgagactcatggagctttcgattttaAAATCTCCATCCTCaagtttttcatttctcaccacttgccagaaatcatcatttatgatggcatttacgtggtgttttcctttgtcggctcctgcctctctagcgaaagcttcttgcctctttatagtctcgcccgtctgaattacttgggtttcaagttttctcacctgagtccctaaggtctcgattttggtgttcagattgttgtaggcagagtctatcttaccgttgaaatccacggtgatttgttgttgtcccaacagtactcgatcaagcatctcttcgatcttgctttcctgagtctggggtggtggattttggtagtaagagttcgagtagctcttgctgttgttgaagggtttttgaaattgtgaattttggttacttctttggccatttccaaagaagtttctgtttccgccctggtttccaaatttctggaatccggtacctccgatgtaattcacattttcttctccttccgtatctgctacttctccttcagctgaacagacttgcttcctaagaagctcgtgcaccacatctaacttagctcttacttcgtccatctgttccttcccgatagaggctacagacttcttccgttcagagtcagtgtttttggtgctgctgctgttagcaaggttttcgataagtctcacagcttccaacggattccgagtagtgaagtttccttcactcgccgtatcaagggccatttgatactgtaaggcgagacctcggaagaaagtgcttagcagctgcacttcgttaaatccgtggtgtggacagtctcgctggaagaacctaaatctaatccacgcatctttgaaggactctccagccttctgcgagaatgtggaaattttgttccgaagttcttcagcgcgcgcctcatcgaagaagtttcgtaagaaagcattcttgatgtcgctccaggatgttaaagatcatgtgggttgctgcctaagccagtgcatcgcttctccattcagcgtgtatctgaagagcttgcacagcaggtaatcttcggggactccttccatccgaatagcagcgattagatcctcgaaccgttccaaatggtccataggatgctcgtgcggtaacccagagtagggtatctgcgacacgagagtgcagtattgaggcttcagctcaaaattctgcttctggatctccggaagtcgaatagctgatctgttggaatagtactcatctgggcgattgtagtcggccagtggtttcgatcgagcgtcctcatctacaggttgagcagctactgtagcatcagcatcagggattacagttctctgagcatctattttctgacctgttgcattacgcagatgaccggcctggtcatacaggtttccgttctcgtcctgagttagaataataatgtttaccatttaTGACGAcatggtatcgatcgacgtacgcggtatagtatcgatcgttgtcaaacgattgggatcgatcgacgatgatggtctggtgtcggtcgacggttggttgtgcgtatcgatcgacgacgaagtggttgcgtcgagcgatgtggaacgttgacctctacggatggtgcgttccaaatgagcaggatcgtctgagaacagcaagtctttctcctttttgcttctggtaccgctgggcatgcacctgaaaagacaagaaaaagattattagaaagggggtaaagaaaagaaaaagaattaataaaactaaatctaatggtgATCAAAGCTCCCTGGCAACGGCgtcaaatttgataccactcaaattactctaaggagtgttactctcatcaaaagaggttcagatgtagtacttagggatcaaatccacaaggagctaggaaacaattaaatctagtgtttattaattataaagGTTGTAAATGTTTCAATggaatagcaatagtaacaagcgagtaaatataaatgtaacttggttggaaatgatattagattcagggccactattcaggtgttggagattataatacccatagatgcctaactgttgcatgcatgatatattatagctcattcgcttaactcagtgatcagctgtcgcatgtaccactggttaacagactagatcttgtgtctcaccggttagtatgcagacacaagagagtgtcgatcgatagtctattaagacgtcgaccgatacacctttgccaacatcgatcgattgtcagttgaggacatcgatcgacgggttctagccaggcctttgcgcgagtatgaaatgctctactaagattctaaattggcggttagccctctctagcaatcctaatatgatagatagatgtcaggatgggataacaagggtgcttgaatatgcaatcctatgatcaagttctagttagctaggctaaaacaagcaatgaatacaaatctatcatgaatatcacaacaaggcagatctatagtttgcggctaatcccacaaacctatctgaaccctggatctaacagttgaactactcagacatagcaaagcaattcatatcaatagataaatagaaacacatagaatagatgaaaagaaatagaaccaaggagtttcaatcacaagtgatcctctcccaaatgaaacttgtaacaaaactaggtctagcaAAAGCTCTGTTCTTCTGCCGTCAAAAACActaggcagtatatattctactaggttaaaaactcgtcagagcattttggtaatttggcttggccttggttattaagtctgctgaatccaaaatgtcgcgtctggtgtctcgacatcgatcgacgtacttgggtacatcgatcgatattaatcttcatctgtcgaggcatttcctgatatggatcgtcagcactgatgcgcatcgatcgattattcttcctctcgtcgacctctaagtggtcagctcgggtgaaatgttctttaagctccaaaatgctccaaagtcatagcttactccgaaatgcacctgaacctgaaaacatacctagaagagtagaaaacatagatatatatatatatatatagtaaaacacttatataccatggataaaaatgggtcaaatccaagttATATCACTTGGCCAGTAGAAGTGATCATAAACTGTCTTGTATGTCTTCTTAactccaaagtgtcccataagacctcctccatgagattccctgagaaacaacaccctcaaagaacattggggcacacacaaacgattatcaaataataaaaatccaGAATTTTGAAAGTACTTTCCGAAAGCCACTTTGGAACACttggggcacacacaaacgGGCTTCAGTTCGGTCAGTTCGAGCATCTGGTCGAGGATCTGGACAAAGCTCCAATCCGGACGTTCACGGGTCGAGCCGATAGACGGCCCGGTGGATATGTCTGATCTGATCGGTAGGATGAACCTCAGCTGGGACGTCTTGAACGTTCTGATCGGTCTGGTCCATGGACTGGGGCACATTACCAAGGATTAGAgagctagaactagggtttattAAAAGATCATTGTAACCGCCCTTGTTCTTGTTTGCCAGATCAATAATACGTCTCTTCAAGCCTATCTCTTTATTATCCTCTCAAAATCCTCACGAAATACATACAAATACCCTTGGTTTGCTAGCTTCTCCATCGTTCCGTAATACTCACAAAGAGCCTACACTAAAATTCCCTAACAAATACCATAATCAactgtgtaatcctagagtctatgtggattcgatccctaagtactacatctgaacctcttatctgagagagtaattcactccttagggtaatttgagtgatatcagggTTGTACGATGTGACCAAAGAACTCCTTCGAGCTCATCTGCCCATCGTCCCTTTTTGGCTTCTAAACCGCTTTTTTAGCCCGTCAAGGACGGTTTTGTTAATGGTCTCTTCCTGGCCGTTACATTGTGGATACCTAGGAGTTGACTTGTTCAGCCGTATCTTCCACTTCTCCCAGAACGCTTCAAATCGGGTAGAGATGAACTGAGATCCGTTGTctgttacgatttcgtaagggaTCCCGTGCCTGGTGATAATGTTCTTCCATATGAAGTTCTCGACTTGTACGTCTTTGATACTTGCGTAGGATTCTGCttctacccattttgaaaagaaatccgTAAGGACCAAAAGGAAGTGTTTCTGTTTTGAATTGTGTAAAGGTCTGACGATATCCATGGACCATCGCATAAAGGGATACAGAGATGAGATGGACGAGAGGACCTCCGCAGGTCGATGGATGGTGGGcgcgtgcctttggcatttttcgcattttcgtgcgaatttctcgcaGTCTTTGATCATAGTTGGCCAGTAATAAACGTGGCGTTTAATTTTGACTACGAGTGACCTTCCACCGGAGTGGTTTCCGCACGATCCGGATTGGACCTCTTCCATCACTTTTCTCGCTTTCTCTCCCTCGGCACAGGTCATGAGTgggccggagaatctccatttgtagatttctcCCTCTACTGTTACATATCGTGTGGCTTGGGTTTTAATTTTGTGTGCCGCCCATTTCTCGGCGGGCAGCGTTCCGTTGACTATGTATGCTCGGATCAGCTCTAGCCATGGGCTGTCGCAACCGTATTTCGACTGATCCATGTTTCCTTTTGGTAGACCTTCGATTTCCTCTGCATCTTCGATTTGTCCCCTAATCAGATTGGCGATCACCGACGGTCCAATGCTCGGATGTTCAATGAATTCCACGGGGATTATCCGTTTTCGTCCTGGATTCAAGCTTGACGCGAGCGCGGCCAAGGCATCTGGCTGGGTGTTTTCCGAGCGAGGAATTCTGGTGAGGGCGAAGTGGTTGAAGTCTTGGGGCAGGTCCTGGACGAGTTTTAGATATGCTTCCATTCTTTCGTCCCTTGCCTCGTATTCTCCGCTGTAATGATTTACGACTAACTGAGAATCGCAGTAAGCGTGTATGATGCAAATCTTCAGCCCATAGGCTAGTCGTAATCCTGCAATGAGTGCTTCATATTCAGCCTCGTTGTTTGATTCATGGAACTCTAACCGAAACGACTGCTCCAAGATTTCTCCGGTGGGCGACGTGAGCCGAATCCCAATTCTGGATCCTTGTTTGGACGATGATCCATCAACGTGAAGGACCCAAGTTGAATCTGGTTCCGTGTTTGTCATATCCCCCGTGGGCAATTCTACTAAGAAATCCACCAGCAACTGAGATTTTGTGCAGGTTCTTGGGCGGTACTCGACATCGTACTCGCTCAGTTCGATTGTCCATGTCGCGAGCCGTCCTGACTGACTCGGACTGTGCAGAATCGTGCGCAGGGGAAAGGTGGTGAGGATCACTATGGTATGAGATTAAAAATATCGCATGAGCTTTCTCGCTGATGTTACAACAGCGAATGCTAGTTTTTCCATCAAGGGGTACGGCGTCTCAGCGTCCAGCAAGGTTTTACTTATGTAAAAGATTAGTTTTTGTTCACCGCGTTCTTCTCTGATCAAAACGCCGCTTACTGCTGTTACGGAGACCGCGATGTATAAGAATAACGGTTCTACCTCTATTGGTTTTACAAGAACAGGAGGAGTGGCCAGGTAatgcttcagctgttggaaagcaTTTTCGCCCTCTTCCAACCATTCGAACTTCTTGTTCCCTTTCAACATGTCGTAGAAAGGCAGGCACTTATCCGTCGAACGTGAGATGAAACGGTTCAAAGCTGCAACCCTTCCGGTTAGCCTTTGGATTTCTCATTTTTTCTTTGGTGAGACCATTTCTATCGATGTGTTTATCTGTTTGGCGTTGGCCTCGATCCCGCGACACGGGACCAAATAACCGAGAAACTCTCCTGATGCGACTGCGAACCTACATTTTGCCGAGTTTAGTTTCATGTTATGTAGGTTCAGCCTTGCGAAGAACTCTTCCAAGTGGGATACATGGTCGTGTTTGTCAAGGGATTTTACGAGCATGTCATCGATGTATACTTCCATAGTCTTTCCAACCTGTTCGGACATTCGATTGACAAGTCGCTGGTAAGTAGCGCCCGCATTCTTGAGACTGAAAGACATTACCTTGTAGCAATACGTGCCGTGGTCGGTGATGAATGcggtcttctcgcgatcgtcgggattcatcatgATTTGATTGTACCCGGAAAGGGCGTCCATGAATgataaaattttgttccatGCTGTTGCTTTGACTAGTCGGTCAATGTGCGGAAGTAGGAAGCAAtcttttggacaggccttgttgAGATCGATGAAGTCGACGCATACTCGCTATTTGTCGTTTCTTCTTTTTGACCACAACGGGATTGGCGAGCCAATCCGGCTATCTGACTTCTGTTATTGACCCTACTTTGAGGAGTTTCTTAACTTCCTCGTTTACCGCGGTAGCACGCTCCGGTCCTAGCTTccgtcttttttttgttttacggGTTTGTAGGTCGGGTCAATGTTGAGTTCGTGACATGTTATGCCGATGTTGATCCCTGGCATATCCTCCGCGGCCCAAGCGAAcgtattgaggttctttttaagacaagCTATGAGCTATGTTCTCAATGTTTCGCAGAGGTTGGCTCCGATATCGACGCATCGTTATGGGCGTGATTCGTCGATACAGACCGAGATTACCGGTTCGCAAGTTGGTTCGTGCTTCCCTTCTAAAGCTTTGACCCTTTGTGACtgtcagaagacttccgagTCTTGTTCTGGGGCGCCCTCGTCAAGAGTcagctttcttttcttcttgtggGAAGCTTCGATCGCaaagttctttctttttaactcAGCGGCAAAACATACTTGTGACATCCTGTGGTCTCCTTGAATTGGTTCGACTCCATGAGGGGTCGGAAATTTAAGGCATAGGTGGAATGTCGATGGGATTCAGCCATGGAGTTCCAACGATTACATTGTACGATGTTGGGCGATTGACATTCTGTggtctccttgaatttatttttacgacGCTCCCAGCTTTAACCAAGAGGTTGATTGAGCCGAGGGTCATAGTAGCGTCTCCTGAGAGTCCGAAAATTGGACTGGGACCTTCCGTGACGGCGCACAGGCCGATTTCCATTCTCTCGAGGGTGCTTTTATAGATAATGTTGGCCGAGCATCCGGTGTCGACCAATACTTTTGCTACGTCGATGTCCTGGATGGTCAGTTCGATGACAAGGAGATCGTTGTGAGGTTTGACCTGGTCGGCCATTGCTCTGTCCTTGAAAGAGACGACATCGTGAGCTACTGGAGCGGACATCTTGTATCTTTAATCGTTTGCGATTTTGAGTTATAGAATTcgacccccccccctccttctagcgccaaactgtgggaatcGAAATTTACACCGTCGATTTTAATGAATAAGTATGGAGGAAAACCAAGAAAATCCGATTTTCCCTGAAGGTCCGAATTCTCTGCGTAATCACTTTTAGAACGTAAAAAGATAGATagcaagataaagataaatagTCGCTCGGAGGcgttttattaatgaaatagtATGAATACAGGACTTCTCcgagaggagtagagatatgctaactaGACAAAATCAGAACAGAAAGGCGGCAAAATTTCCTAAGCCTTGCTTtgctagtctaaccacctaagttCCAAGTTCCCTATGCTAGCAGGAGTTCTCTATGTCTAAATTCTCGTATCCCTTTTCTTCTGCTCGAGCTCTccttatatagtttttttaggTCGGTGGCCCATTTACTCCTTTGCCTTTGGGCCCAAGTTTATCtcttttggaaatattccatttttcgtcgatcttttgtagttatcctcgaatcttgatatttatcttcGAAAACTTAACGTTTATCCTACTTCCGCGAGTTaggataaaccgtcataactcCCATTGGGCTCGGGTCCCTTGTAAATCGTAGATTGGCCTCTAGACACGTTTAGATCCTCTCAGGCCGTTTTTAGGCCTTCGGGCTTTTCTACGATTTTCTCGATTTAGTAGTAAAACTTCGAGAGTAACTCCGATCGAGACAAAACGAGAGGTATATGATCCAAAAGTCGGATATCACAACTATATGGAGGACACGAGAGTCGAAACGAGTCGGATTGACCGGTATTGGATTGTCCTCACCCTAGGGCGAGGTGAACCGGGCGCGGATCGTCCTCACCCGTGGGCGAGATGACCGTGGTGCTGGTCgtcctcgcctatgggcgaggtgaccgttGTGCTTGTTGTcctcgcccataggcgaggtgACCTTGGGgatggtcgtcctcgcccatgggcgaggcgGACAAGTGAGAGCGGTCCAGTTCTCGGGTCTTGACATGTCTCCTTGCGTACCGATCTTTCCGGAGACCATCGTCCAAAAGTATTTGTATTCTTTCGATCTTTCTTTCGAGAAGTCTTTCGTGAAGAACTTGCTAAAATGAAAATCTTAGCTGTTGATTTTgagataaccgtttttgaccccaacaccgaTCGGCCAGGGCAGTTaccggtctctctctctctctctctctctctctctctctctctctctctctctataaatacagaccTTGGGGTCGATTTTGGGCATCATATTCCCTAGGGAAAGCTCTGAAGAAATCATGtgagaaaagagaagagagagtggCCGGCGACTTGAAGAGAAACCGTGTGGGTGGTGGTGCTTGATCTGTTTCGACCAAACCTTGACCGTGTGAAGCAAGATGGATATTAGAcagaaagagaaggagaaggagaaggagaaagacttgGCGCCTGGAGAACGAACGCCTAAGGTTAGTGGAGTGGTTCACAAACCATCGGACATAGCCGGCGGTTGATCCGTCCGAGTCTATGGTTCGATCTGTTTTGTTGGTTACACCCATTTCCACTTTCTGATTACTTCATCTTATATTCTGAATGATTATGGTGTGGTCTGTTGGATCAGACTTGATGGCAATGAAtcatggccttggccggttcaggaatGATGCCCATGGCCTTAGTCGGGCTGTTCATGATCAGGATCCATATGGATCGGGTAGATTcattatgggaatctcttagttgggatttaTCATGAGTTTTAGTGAATTTTAATTAGTGTTTTGAGTATTTTCGAAATTGATCAGATTTGGGCCTGATGAGTAATTTGATGATTAGTTATGGAACCAGCCATGCAAtgatagatccttgtgttaggttatCTGATCATATGCTTGTGTGTTGTGTTTGTGGTTCCAGGTACAGACTTGGACCGTGGTAAAGAAAAGGAACTGTGAGGACTCCAGCCGTG
This genomic interval from Brassica napus cultivar Da-Ae chromosome A6, Da-Ae, whole genome shotgun sequence contains the following:
- the LOC106423227 gene encoding uncharacterized protein LOC106423227, whose amino-acid sequence is MLKGNKKFEWLEEGENAFQQLKHYLATPPVLVKPIEVEPLFLYIAVSVTAVSGVLIREERVILTTFPLRTILHSPSQSGRLATWTIELSEYDVEYRPRTCTKSQLLVDFLVELPTGDMTNTEPDSTWVLHVDGSSSKQGSRIGIRLTSPTGEILEQSFRLEFHESNNEAEYEALIAGLRLAYGLKICIIHAYCDSQLVVNHYSGEYEARDERMEAYLKLVQDLPQDFNHFALTRIPRSENTQPDALAALASSLNPGRKRIIPVEFIEHPSIGPSVIANLIRGQIEDAEEIEGLPKGNMDQSKYGCDSPWLELIRAYIVNGTLPAEKWAAHKIKTQATRYVTVEGEIYKWRFSGPLMTCAEGEKARKVMEEVQSGSCGNHSGGRSLVVKIKRHVYYWPTMIKDCEKFARKCEKCQRHAPTIHRPAEVLSSISSLYPFMRWSMDIVRPLHNSKQKHFLLVLTDFFSKWVEAESYASIKDVQVENFIWKNIITRHGIPYEIVTDNGSQFISTRFEAFWEKWKIRLNKSTPRYPQCNGQEETINKTVLDGLKKRFRSQKGTMGR